The segment TCAGTGTCCTCCTGAGGATTTATTTTACCCTGGGTGTCCAGAACAGGTTGAGTCCATAAGTGGTCAGTAAATCCCGGGGAAAATGCGGTACGGGACAGCTTTGCAGTACTCTTCCCATGCAGAACCGTACTTTTTCCTGCACTGACGCTCGTCTCGTGCATTACGATGCACCAGAAGAGTGATCAAGTAAATCAGATAAAAGTAAGGAATCACATGGTTGAAACCTATGGGAAAGATTAGACATTATATTAGAGATGCATACAAGTGCCTGTGTATATGATCTATTTGGAGCATTAAATTCTACTTAAATAAGAATTCCCAAACATTTCATGTACATCATGTTATATGTGTAAAGATACATTTGTCACAGAGACACACTCACCGCATGGTAGAGACCAGGCTAAACCCATAATGATATCTCCAAGGTAATTAGGATGACGGACAAATCCCCAAAGACCAGACACTATAAGACTCTTTCCAGTTGCAGTAGGAATAGCCTTCAAGTCTGAAAAGATACATCACagtataaatccattttaaactgaaataatcATGTtcgattacatttttttgcacccACTTCAGAACACTTACGCGACACTGCTGGGTCAGACGGATTTTTTCTGAAGACGAATTTCTGAGAGTTGGCTTTCCGGAAGATGTAGTATCCGACTCCTGTAAGATTTTAATACAAGGTAAATAATTCAAGTTGAAAGTTTTATGACAAACCTAGAGAAAAGAAAGCCAAGGACTGACCATTCATGGCGATGAGAGTGGTGATCCAGAACACAGAAAGGTCATTGGGATGATTGACTAGATAGTAAGCTTGACAGGTGAATGTGAAGGGAACAAAAGCCAGATCTCCAAATGTCAACATAAATCCAAAGCCATCATACACTATATCCATCATAGTCAGAAGCTTCTCCTAAAACGAAGAACAGTTGAATCACAGTCAGTTCATGGTTTCTATATAGTCATAACAATAAAATGGTGTATGTTTGATTACCTCATGCCAAATACCATCAACAACCCAAAGAAGCTGGAAACCATTAACCAGAAGCATAGCTGGAGAGGGATTTTCTAGATTCTGGTGCTTCATCTCAGCGAGCAACATAGCAAAGTTAATCAATACCTATGAAAACAAGCTATATCAGTGCTTTTCAATATGAAAAAATCAAACAGTAATGTAGCATTCAGCATAAGTagttttcaggtttttttatgtttgaaagaTGAACACAAGAGGGAGCCATTACAACATCCGTCCAACCTATCAAGACTGCTGGAACATTGACTatctaatttaaaacaaaataaacaatactcACCCAACCAATCAGACCTGGGCGCATTTCACAGAAGAATTTGATATCAAAGCTTTTGATTCGAGGATTCAGCTCTCTACCCATGAAGAAGTCATAGATGATATAAcctaaaaattaataaaaacatattcattaTAGACATTCAATAAACCCAACTAAACTCTATAGACCCATTATACAAAATGATGGTACAATGCCAGAGCCGCTAAGCCCTGCCCATGCTAACACCCAGCTGTACTGCTTACCAGAGTTTCCTCCAGGAGCGAGGTTACTTTCGGTGGCCCAGCGCGAGCAGACGAAAAGGTAAATGCTGAGAAGAGTGACGATGACCAAGGCAGAGGTGTAGAACTGCAGGAAGTGAGCATGGATGTAGCTGAGATCCACTTCCTGGTACACAGCAGCACCCACTACCACAGCCGTGAGGACCAGTGCATAGAAACCTGAGACAAGACCCCGTCACAGGTCACTCAATAATAATTCCTAAACATACATCTCAATGGCAACAGCCAAAGTTTcgaaattaaataaacaatttaccaTTAATCCTGTATTTCAATGTTTTCCCGTTCTTGAGGGGCATTCCCTCAATGACCTGATGAACAGAAAAATAAGCATAAACTACATGCAAGTGTGCTTTCTACTAATGGATGAgtacatttgaaattttgtgcGTTTCATACATTgttataataaacaatatacactgtaatgaaaaaacaaaagatgtttttcCAGAGAGTCTGTACACCATCTCTAATCATGAATCTAATGTAAACCGCTTCATTCCAGATAACAGGCAAAGCAGAAACTGGAGTGGTCATGTGCCTTAAGTCAGGTCACGGGGTGTCATGTGATTGTGGATGATACCTTTCCGATAGGGAGCAGAGCGAGGACAGCCTGGAAGAGAAGCCAGAGCAGGACGATGCCAAAGACCTGCCAGTCCCAGAGAGACTGAAGTGGAGGGATTTGAAGAGGGAAGTCCTGAAGACTGGCATCCTTCTGCCCACAGAGAATGAGCAGAGCTAACACAGCCACAGGCAGAAGTAACATCAAGAAGAACACACCTGAAAGAAAGATCATGTATGTAATATTACATTCTatgatttattgcattttttgaaGTTCTTTGCATCCATCTGTTGATAAGACTCACCAACTCTTCCTCCAAACTCCAGATCAGTTGTTTTGACGGGAGCTGGCGGTTTAGCCTGCACCAATGTCTCCTCCTTCGTCTCCTCTTCTACAGGTTTGCCGTCGCCCTGTTCCTTCCTGCGCCGCAGATTGTATCGTCCACGTGTTTGGTTTTCAGATTCAGCCTCTGTCTTCTGCAGCGATAGCGAATTTATTGTTCATCATTAAACTTTATATTCAatacttattttcttagtgCAGTTGTCACTAATCAACTTAAAACGGTAAAAATAGTATTAAAGAGTATAAATGAATCAAGGATCTGTGCATccatgttttaaacacattcaaGTTTCATtcaaagtaaatgatgatttttacATGACTGAATTAGTCTGGTCATGCATTGTAAAGCCCATTCAGTTGTTCCATGAGGTGAAACATGCTGAAAAACATGAGGATCTGATTAAAGCCCTCAGTCAGCTTTAGCTTTGTGTGCAAAACTAAACAGGCTTCCGTCACACATGGGAGGCACAACATGCACACATCATGACATTCCAACCTTTACAAGACCTGTTACCAGTGTATCTAACTACAGACAATAAATTGGTTGTAAGATTAAGAGCAAAACGTCCTTGTGTCGTCAGTGATTCAAATATTACCGTGATGCAGAAATCTGTAATATACTCTCTTACCTCATTGACTTTTGTAGCTGTATCATTTTCCTCTTTCTTCTCATTTTCCTCTTTCTTCTGATGTTTACTGTTGCTATTGTTTTCGTGTGGAATTGCCTAAAAAGGATGAGACACGTGAGGTGAATTTCACGAGGAAAAGTCAAATTTTTTAGGTAACAACGATTgtagattttaaatgacaaatatgaTTTTTGCTGCCTGTCATAGCAGACAATTCCCTACCACAGGTGTGAGCCGGACCTCCAGAACTTCTTTGAGTTTTTCTCTCTGCAAATCTGCGGTGCGAGAGGAAGATCGGCGGGACGTCCTGGCCGGAGAACGAGAGCTGCGACGAGTGCGTGCCGGTGACCGGGAACGAGATCTAGACCGAGAGCGTGTACTGCCTTGTTTAAACATCGTCAGACtctgaaatacaaaaaagtgCCAAATTAATGTACAGTCAGTGGGGTGAAAATGTCATATACCAGATTCAATAAAATTTGtgattaaatgttatttatacctagacaaaaaattaaaggtttaGGATTTTAAAAATACTTCATGCCTTTTATAAGGTTcatgtgacattttcaaaacTGAGTTGTTCACACATTTTAATTCTGTGACAACCTATTACattatatgatgttttttcttaacATTGCGTATATTTTGTGACTTTTCCGAAATCAAAAAGGTTTTAGCTACATATTTTTGTGCAGATGGAAAAACTTTTCAGGAATTAGGATGCAGATAGAACCTAATAATTCCAATAAGTGACGATTtatagaattaaaattttttttATCCTTAAATAGGCCTAAATCAATCAATTATAAGTTCGTACACAGGACTGGGGTTCAATACCGTAATGTCAGACTCCTTCAGCTCCAGCTCAGTGCCATCTTTGTAGATGACGGTGTAGAGTCGACTCTTGTTGTCATAGTTTAGCACCTTGACCTCATAATAGAGGTTACTGCCAGGCCAGCGGCCCATTACAGTCTCTCCGCTTTGAAACCTTGTAGACGGCATCCTCATTTACCTACGAAACAAATTAACATGTCAAAAGGTCTACAAGCTCCACACACACCAACATCATTCAGTCAAATCCTCAGGAATTAGATCAGTtagtaaaacaatgcaaaataagTTTGCTTTTTATAACCAGTCTTTAACTAGACTACATAACATTTGGAATGTTCTCATCAACAAACTATCGAAAAAATGTACGAGTAAAGATTTTCAATTCATATTTTGTAGGTTCAGAGGTTAAAGAAACTCATGTGGAGATATATAAGCGTGATGACAGCACAGGCAGCTAAGTGCTAAAAAGTGCTGATGGTCTGAATTACACTACGCATCCTCACACTATACTCTCGGCACTAGAGTTTTTGTTGTACCCTCAATAGCCTTTGTGAGGGGAGTTCTAGTACCACACAGATAATACAAACTTTGAAGTTCACTATTGAAAACATAACCAAAACGCCTACCTCTAAATGTTAAACACAGAGGTGTAAAAGTCCTTGCGAAGAAATAGTTGTAAAACACATTAAAGGCAGCTCTATAACCACAAACACATGTCAAGATCAGgaacataaataacaaaacacagtAAATACAAAAGTTACGCAGAATCTTGTAAAACGTAGCATTCACGCTATATCATAAGAAACAATCATATTGAAACCATATGTAAAGAAAATGCCATAAAACACTCCCAAGAACTCAAACCATCAAGTTAAACACATTCTTGATCTAATACACTGACACACACCCAACAACCTCGAGTTAAAATCCAGCACCTGCTTAATCCCACGTGCATCTAGTAGGTTATGAGAAACCAAAGACCAAAAGATTTAAACTGAAAGAATTTGAGGGGCGGGGCATATTATGCAAATGAGAGGAAACACGACGACACGCGCGCTTTACTACCAGTCCCAGCTATTCAAGCTAAAAATATACGGTGCTTAAACTAACTCCACGCACTTATAACgtttatgacattttaacaatattcaagaaaccaaccaatcagaatgCGTTAACTTTGCCTGTCTGAAGATAAAGTGAAGATATTTTTGCCACATTCAACAAAAAGTTagtttaaaacatatatattgttttatttatttagtgtgtTTTTCATGTGATGAGGATACTTAAAAAGTATGATCACTCGATGCTCctttaacaatgaaaaataGTGACACCGCAATGGAGGGAAAACGTCATGTATTCAAACCATTGTGTGTCGGCGTGCGTGCGGCACAAGTTCATATAAATTAGACAGTAACATCAAAAACACCCCCAATAAATACAGTAAGCGGCCAAACtgtttaaatgatttacattttccGTCAAGGCATCATATTTATACGACAACTGTCTTGCATTTTGCGCAACGTCGGGCTGCGAATTGCTTACACTTTCTTATTCAAAGCAAACTATGAAATCAAAGATCGAATATTCGACTAACAAAGGTTAACAGTTATTTAACAGCTAAAGTGTCTTAAAATGAATGCGCAATCTAATCTGGACGATACAACAAATGACTTGTGTGTCTAAAGACAATAAAAGCGCGCCGTGCCCAAGTTTCCTGTATAACGAGCCGGTTGTAAATAAGGTTGTTATTACACTTCAAACACCACAGTATCGGTATAtgtgttaattatttaaatacaacTGCAATGTAAGATATTTTAAACCACACGCGTTAGATACAAATACAGCTGGCAAGGTTTTCTTACGGTAACGTTAAATGATATTCACTTCGTGAAGTACGTTCACGTTAAAACTGGAGACCGCCGATATACTTCTGCACCGTTTACTACGCAGTCACAACAGATACattctaaaacattaaaacgcaaagtaaataatatataaattcttACCTTGGTAAGGAGGGTAAAGGTTTAATAATCACCACAGTTTAGCagttaaatttcattaaataaagactatatttttaaaaacactagtACCCCGCTCTGAGCTTGTTCCTCCCTCTGTCTTCGCTTAACCTACCAGCGTCGGTGAGGGCGGgaagctctctgattggctgtagGAACTATCTTTTAAATTGTTCAATGTTCTGATTGAACAACGGATAGTGTTAGCTGAGCGCTGATTGGTGGGTAGGTCTTTGCGCTTGGGTCATAGACAAAGTTTAACAAAATGGAGTCCTCTGGCAGGACTGTTGAGCTGAGAGATATGAGAGAAGATGGACAGACAACgtttttaaaaggtttattAAAGTTGGATGTTAATGGTTCGGGACTTTTTTTTCACGAGGTCAAAGTAAGATTTAACAAAAAAGGAGAagatttaattttgtaattgttaatgtaataaacaatattaactaaattaatatttatttttgtattagtcTAAAGTAGTTTGTGAAATGGGAAGTGTGATTTATTTATGACATTAAATGTGACGAAAACAAAATAGTAAGTAAACACATTTAATTTCTGAATTGAAATTCCAAACAAGGAGCTATGATAATTCTGTGTACCGTCCAAAGTGCACAGTCCGTTTTTAAATAGTAGAAATAACATTAATACCTGATCCTTAAATATTACAATCATAAAAATGAActacataaaaaagaaagaaatgtcatGAGTTTTATGTTGGAAGGAAATAAATGCACTGCAAATGTGCATTTTCAGTTTCTGCTTTTGTCAGGTTGCATTATTGCACTTGCACACAAATGAACTGCAGCAATGCCTCTACTATTCAATAAAGAAGCCACCAACAATCTTTTAATTTCATCTCACTTGAGATAttctattcaaaataaatatatttgatatatgaATGAGACTGCAAACTTTGCATAGGCTAAAAGTTTGTACATGcatcaattttttattttgaagcacTAGATTATGTAATAAATGTATAGATGTGTTATGTCTCTGTGTTACTGGATCGTGAAGCGTTAGCTGTTCATGCAGATCTCATTTTTAGTGAAGTCCTGCCTTCTTCCTGTTTGCCTCCGCTGAACAGCCAGTAAAGCAGCAACATTTGCTACAGACGAGGTGTGAAACTAGGATGATGTCATGTTGCACAAGTTCTATATATGTGATTTGGTAATATCCCAAGGCAACAGGCCATTTCTAGCCCAGATTGTTGTAGTCCACAGTGCATACAGAAATAAACCATGTAAACAGCAATGTATtgcaatttttatttcatttgctcaaacaaaacaatgttagcATGTAAGAAACTTCTAATTAACATGAAAACAGTATGGTACAACATGACGATAAAATAGAAAGATAAAGAAACTGAAAGTTGCATTTTAAGGAAGTTCAGTTAAATATGACCTGTCCCAAGGTGCCGACAACACGATCAAAATTGATAACATCATCAACTGATTTCCACCACGACAAAGATCAGTTTCTCACATCTCGCCAGCATACATGGTTTTAACCTTAACACAAACCACACCGTAATTGCAAAGGAAAATGACGCAGAAGAATGAGAAtgcatgtttaattttaaacaaagatCAAAAAAGCTTCCTTTGCAACTTGctgaaaatgcaaaacaatcaaAGTTATGGCAGGCCCTAAAATAATACTCTCTATATATACGCTTTTAAATTTCTGACATATCAAATACAACTTCCAAACAAGGCACAAACCATGAGGGTCACAAACAGGCTTTTCCAGGAATGAATCAACCCTGATCAAAACATTACGCCTGTTTAACCTAATGATCAACCTACAATAGTTGTTTGTTGTTAAAACAAAGGGTGGATCAGGAGAGGGAGACGTTCAAGAGATTAACTCACTCTTTAGCTTTGGTGATATTGCCAGCCACAAAGGGACGGCTGTCCTGTCAGCATTATAATAATTTGAATTTCTATGGGTTTTTTAAAGTGCAATCAATGCTGTAAACACTCCATACAAACGCTCTGATTCCTTGAGAGGTTATTTTCAGTGATGGCGAAAAGGATTTGTTGTGAACtgcacaaaatgtataaaagaaatTCCATAGGATTGAAAGGTGAGCAGATGCAACCATGCCATGGGTTGGGGAGAGATTTGATCCGAGAGAATAAATTCAATGATTTGCCGTAAAATTCACATAGCCTATAATCACACTTCATGTTTGTACAAAGATATCCATCTTAAAAAGCACATTCCCAATAAAAGTTCCCTAACAAAAGCATGTTGGAAGATAGAGCCCTTCTACAAACCGAGCCGAATGCCTTCCAGTGTGCAGAAGAAGGTCAAcgcataaataaacaatacatgaCTGGACAAAAAAAAGGGACAAAAAATCCAAACCATTTATAATGCCACAAACCTGTATTCGTCTGTGATGTGCTGCTTGGCCCAGAAGAAGCAGAATAAGTTTCCATGCATGATCTTTTGCATCCTTAAATCCTAAAATATAGGATGTCGTACCCCTGCAAATTTATTATGGCTAAGAGTTGTCCTTTTGCGAAATGCACTTACAAGTATGCGTATGGAGAACATCAACCACGGTTTTAGGGCAGAGTGGATGGgcttaaagaagaaaaacacatggGAAAACGAGTAAAGATGCTACACTTATTGCTTACGAACTTAAATTATTTTCGTGGCAACCGTTTTTCCCTTACCGTTCATAAGAAGACATGCACCGAAATTGAAAGAAATACGAAAGAGCCTACTGCGTGTAAAAAGTTTCATAGTATTTCTGGTGAGCACTATCTACAGATAAGGTCCGGTCGACGTTGGCGTCAACTTTCGATTTGATTGGCTGAGAGGATTTTGGTAAGAGCTACAATGATGTACAGTAGAAAGGCATTGTCCCTCGTAATCTTCCCGGCAAACACACCAGACAAAGAAGGTATACGTGTAACAGCGGCTCATCGACCAGAAGACTCATCATCCCAAGAGCGATTAAGCTACCTGATATGGTCTTGGCGCACATCAGGACAGGTTGACTGAAAGAgggtataatgtttattttcttctttaatgTACATATTGTGATTAAAATAGTAGGAAGACAAGCGTAAGAGTCCTGCAGCAATAGACAGCCATACACATTTGGTTGGCCAGAGATCAAGATTCAGCTCTATATAAAGACCAACTGAATtaacatttcttcatcatcattatcatcatcatcatcaccaccatTTATAGAATTCATAAACTACAAAGCCTGCCCTTTGCTAAACAATGTGCCATAGAATGAATGTCATCAGCTCGATTTACAATTTCACTCTTCGATGGTTAATACAGTATGTAGTTCAGTAATAGATTGTGTCCATCATCCGAATTGACTTCCGCAGTAAGTCATCCATTGCATACGGACAGTCACTTCCTTAAGACTGTGTCCtgaccccccccccaaaaaacaggGCTTCGGGAGTACGCTGTTGCTGTCGAGTCATCTGGGCATCCCCTCGCACCCCTGTGACCTCACGCTCAAAACTTCCTCAACAGATCTTCCCGAATAACATGGTTATTGTGATCACCACTGGTTAAAACTGTAAATGTCCATTTTCATTGCTTTTGAGATAATGTCTTAAACCGAAGCTGTTCTCGTGGGTAAAATACAGATGCGTCTCATCATCCTATTCAGAGCTTGACTTGCCCAATTCCTCCCTGATTGCTGCACaagacaaaacagaaacaagaaAGAAATCGTGAATTATTTCACACTAACAGTTTAAAATTTGGACACACCTACTTATTCTTTCAGTggtgttttccacattttagaaaacCAGCGAAGTGAGCAATACTATGACATATCAAATGAAAGGTTAACAGCTCTTATCATTTTGCATCTTGAGAACAGTAGACACCCTGTGGTTAGAAGGGTTTCTCTGTAAAACTGCACATTATGAGCACTCCTAACCAAGTTTAACAGGTTCTACTTGTATTCAAGGTTTCGAcatctttaactttttttatgctttttcagTGGCCCAACTTCATATTTTGCCGGATTCTTGTTGGCATTTAAGCATTTATCATGGAAAAACAAATTCAACTAAATGCGTCCAAATAGTTGACTGGTAGTGTTTATCAATACTGTGACTATAAAGTTTGTGATGTATTACAAAGCTCAAAGCATTTTATATTATGGGAATacaatgtaatgaaatgttaCCATCTATTAGTTCTTCTTTCAGCTTTGACAGTTCCTTCCTCATCTCCTCTAGAATGTCCTAAAAAGCAATGAATACATGTCAacaattcaaatattatttgtaatacGGTTACAGTATCAAAGgtagaaaaaaaagagttttaaaacaATGCCACCAAACTGTTTTCATGAGGCACTACCAAACTATTTTAGCCATAAGACCCAAACTCTTAATACAAGCTATTACTAAGTATgatgcaacacaatacatcatatAATACAGTGTATTAATACTAAATATAATAGTTCATGTGAGTATTATATCCCTTAGTTTTGGTGGCTGGAAGGAAAAGTACTGTCAAGACCACCAGATATGTTGGTGTGTCAAGAAATTGACCAACATGATGTCACTATAATTATACAGTAGCTACTGTAAGTAACCCTTCACCGCCACAGACAGATGCTCCACTGACAGTGTGTAAGCCAGAGTAACTGTCTCCTTAGATAAGTAAGTCTCCGGCATGAGTCTTTCATATCTAACATGCTCATTCATAGAAGAGAAGGGAGGTATTGCGGATTGAACTATAATTGGACACACCCACAAAACTGTGCACTGTTAACCAGTAGTTCTCCCTGTTTCATTAGAAGCTATctaatatgtttgtttaaacaggCATTTTTATCCTATATAAAACGCATGATTTACTCATGTTTGACCAACAAGTTGAGGAAGCAATTGAGTAAATCCCAGTTACACTTGAGAGTGAAAAGACTGAAAGGTCTTTCGATTTGAGTTAGTTCCTCCTTGATTTGAGAAGTACCTGTTTCAATCTGTCATAGTCTAAAGCTTCTGTTGGCACCCCATTGGCACTTATGGATCCGGTAGGAGTTGGTGTAGACCTTGGTCTAAAAAGAAGAGATTGGGTGAGGTGAAGACAAGTCACAGAAACAAAAAGTATGCAGATCAAGATGCAAGGCAGATGTTTGGTCACACGCTTACTGATATTAGTGTTTATACGAAGCATTAACATAACATATAATAATGCACATAGACAAActtcaaatgcaaaaaaacgtATGAAAAAGTCACAATTTCAATTAGTAAAATGCAGAAATAGACGTTTGATGAAAGTTTATGTAttctttaaatcatttgtatttaGCTGCATTCATTGTACTGAAATAGATACACGCATATCCACACATGttcatatacatttgggtgATGTGAAAATAAGCACAAGGGGTATTTCTATGCAAAACCAACATTTGTTAAGTCCAAGTCTAAATgtcagaaatgtttcaaaagttGACGCAAACCACAGCAAACAGAGATTCCAAagattctttcttttcttccacTTCAAATGCATTCAAACACCACACAATCCAGCTGCTTTATCACTCTCATGCTCTTCTGGAGCTGAACAAGCCGAGACGGGAAGCTGTTGCCAACACAATAATCGCTATAGGGTGGAACGTGGGAAACAAAGGAAATGACGCTTTATCTGTGCCATCATACAAGTAATGAAAGCTGTGAACAGCGGGTTGCCTTTTCCAGAAAGGAAGCAGAAGCTAGGCGTATAACaacattatgaaataaattaagAAGCTAAAGTTGTTATCCCTGGAATAGAGTCATGCTA is part of the Triplophysa dalaica isolate WHDGS20190420 chromosome 13, ASM1584641v1, whole genome shotgun sequence genome and harbors:
- the lbr gene encoding delta(14)-sterol reductase LBR isoform X2; translation: MRMPSTRFQSGETVMGRWPGSNLYYEVKVLNYDNKSRLYTVIYKDGTELELKESDITSLTMFKQGSTRSRSRSRSRSPARTRRSSRSPARTSRRSSSRTADLQREKLKEVLEVRLTPVAIPHENNSNSKHQKKEENEKKEENDTATKVNETEAESENQTRGRYNLRRRKEQGDGKPVEEETKEETLVQAKPPAPVKTTDLEFGGRVGVFFLMLLLPVAVLALLILCGQKDASLQDFPLQIPPLQSLWDWQVFGIVLLWLLFQAVLALLPIGKVIEGMPLKNGKTLKYRINGFYALVLTAVVVGAAVYQEVDLSYIHAHFLQFYTSALVIVTLLSIYLFVCSRWATESNLAPGGNSGYIIYDFFMGRELNPRIKSFDIKFFCEMRPGLIGWVLINFAMLLAEMKHQNLENPSPAMLLVNGFQLLWVVDGIWHEEKLLTMMDIVYDGFGFMLTFGDLAFVPFTFTCQAYYLVNHPNDLSVFWITTLIAMNGVGYYIFRKANSQKFVFRKNPSDPAVSHLKAIPTATGKSLIVSGLWGFVRHPNYLGDIIMGLAWSLPCGFNHVIPYFYLIYLITLLVHRNARDERQCRKKYGSAWEEYCKAVPYRIFPGIY
- the lbr gene encoding delta(14)-sterol reductase LBR isoform X1 — encoded protein: MRMPSTRFQSGETVMGRWPGSNLYYEVKVLNYDNKSRLYTVIYKDGTELELKESDITSLTMFKQGSTRSRSRSRSRSPARTRRSSRSPARTSRRSSSRTADLQREKLKEVLEVRLTPVAIPHENNSNSKHQKKEENEKKEENDTATKVNEKTEAESENQTRGRYNLRRRKEQGDGKPVEEETKEETLVQAKPPAPVKTTDLEFGGRVGVFFLMLLLPVAVLALLILCGQKDASLQDFPLQIPPLQSLWDWQVFGIVLLWLLFQAVLALLPIGKVIEGMPLKNGKTLKYRINGFYALVLTAVVVGAAVYQEVDLSYIHAHFLQFYTSALVIVTLLSIYLFVCSRWATESNLAPGGNSGYIIYDFFMGRELNPRIKSFDIKFFCEMRPGLIGWVLINFAMLLAEMKHQNLENPSPAMLLVNGFQLLWVVDGIWHEEKLLTMMDIVYDGFGFMLTFGDLAFVPFTFTCQAYYLVNHPNDLSVFWITTLIAMNGVGYYIFRKANSQKFVFRKNPSDPAVSHLKAIPTATGKSLIVSGLWGFVRHPNYLGDIIMGLAWSLPCGFNHVIPYFYLIYLITLLVHRNARDERQCRKKYGSAWEEYCKAVPYRIFPGIY